CTTCATTTGTGTGATTATactggatatgttgttgttgGTTCAGGATTTTATATACCACCAACCCATTCGATCTACTATGTgcaaaattaattatattgcatTTACTTAATGTTTTTTAACACATATACATGTCCCGAATCACATCTACATAATGTCTAATGAGTTTAGATGAACCTGAAGCTTATACTTTATATCCACCCCATATATAGCTATTTATAATAAGTGAAAGTAGTAACTTGATGATTAAGAACTGCGAGTAGTTAAATTGATACATTGTTAGTGCGTATAAACAATCTTTATACTATCAGTGTATTTAATTAGTTAGTAAATCGAAAATGCAAAAGTTTTTGGCGCTCACCATATTTAGTTGGATTTCGTATCATGTCGTTTAAAGGATTGTAGATATCGAAGTAGAATAGTTTTGTGTCATGAATTTGCATAGTCTTTAGCAAATGTTGAAGAAGCAAATTGTACTCTCTACCAACGGCAGAGTACGACTCAACACATTGGCGGGGTTGAAGTGCACCGCCGGAATTCAGCGTGATGACCACCGGCAAGCACCCGAATGGCGGAACTCCGACGACGCCGATTGTTCGAGCTCCCTCGTTCATCAAACCCTAGCAATTAACATAAAGTTTATTAATACAACTTATATATCAAATACATTAAATTGAAACCGTTTGAATTTTCTAATGAAAATACTAGATTCGGttaaatcagcagcacaagatTGTATTCGCCACTGCTTGGACTAGTGACACTTTATGGAATACAaaccagtttaaaacttaagATCAAGAGGGAGAATGGGCACTGCCCCACTCGCAAACCCACGTTTTGATCTCAAACTCCACTCCAAGAGCTTTTCACTTTGCTCCCTTATAAACTCAAACCCGTAATCTTAGAGTTAGAAGTGGATGGTGCTTAATTAGCACATAAGCAACTCTCTCTTGTCAACCTCACGGCATAGATGCACTATTTAAAGGTCAAGTAAAGTTACCATATGTTAATCTCCTCTCCCTGTTACCCGTTTGGCTTTCAACTATTATCGGCAGACAAGACTTGGTCTAACATTAGATTTGTTTGAAAACAATCAAGGCGACCAGGGCAGACAAATTTAGCGTTTTAGGAAAATAACTTTATTAGacgttatttttttatttaaattgtgCCAAATTTGAGGTCGATAGTGAACTCAATAATTGAATGACAATTTATCGACTTGTATTAATTTTTCGTGACCGATAAAAAAAACTTTAATGTAATTGCAGATCCAATGTAAAAAAAACACAAAGTTGACCATTCTCAAGTGTTTTAAAGGATGTTATGGgaaaaaagaagcaaaaaaggAAAAGCCTAGTGCAAAGGGTCGTGTCGATGTCTCCAATAACATTTAATTAAGTAGCAACACCTTACACCTGACACAATCCTTCCTCACTTCATAAATTATCATTATAAATATTTGGTCTCCAAATTATTATCTGTGCCAAAAAGCTAAGACTGATTCAAAGTACAATATCCCCGTGAATTGTTTTTTgcataatttttataaaaagtattttaaaaatGACTTGTGTAAGTATAAAAATATTAATAACTTTTTCAAACTTAGAACAATcacatggcattaatatatgTGAAAAAGACGTACCTGGACAAATTGTTGCACCAATTGCACCAAGAATTGCTGGTAGGCAGAGACCTTATAGTTTTGTCTTCGAAATGGGGTATTAAAATAGTTTACAACGAAGTCATTTGTCCCTGCACTTATAATAAATGTTGCTTTGCTTATTAGCAAATTTGTCTTTTCTTTCCCTATTGCATTTTCAAGTCTCCTTTTATATTCTTTGAAATAATCCAGCTGCTTTTGTAATGGAATTACGCCCTGCCATTGTCAAATCACAATCTTATTAATATTTCGTGAGATGAAAAATAACGCTAATAACCTGTTACAACAAGTTGAAATAGGAAAACATTATCTTTTTCAGCGTTTATAATACGTCtgttttttcttaaaaaatttcTGTTCCGACTAAATTAGGTCTAGTGAGATCGGAAAATGTTATGAAACCCttagtcttcttcttcttcttttgataTCGGCAATTATTAACCTGAGCCATAGaaattatagaactcaatttaaCCACAATATATACCTATTACAAGTCTAACAAATCAGTGGCGGAGCTACTATTATACAAGGGGGTCAATTAACATTCCTTTGCtgaaaaattatattgtgtaaAATATATCAaatttcttttatatatatatatatatatatatatatatatatatatatatatatatatatatatatactggctTCCCACTGCTAACAGTGGACAATTTTCAATAAGAGAGAGAAAGACGCACGCTAAGTTGAGCAGTGAGAGGGTCGAAGCCAGAGCCACCGGAGGCGAAACTAACTCCGGTCATGAGCTCGTCCAAGCTAAGACTCGGGTCCAAATAGGCTGGCACGAAATCTTTGATTCCCATGTACGAGACTGTTACAAAATAGAcagcaaaatataaataaaaaaaaagatttaCATATTCACTTGAAAGAGAAAATTTTACATTATTCGTATAATTTAACTTGctatatttttcaaattactAATTCTTTAGGATTGAAGTTATATATATTGATAGTGTAACAATTATTTTACATCATTACTTACCTATTATAATAGGTTACTTATCACCAACAAATGCTGTTAAATAGAGTTATTACGTGCAATAAATTTTCAAGTGACCTAAAAGTATGAATATTACTTAGGTCAATACATatatagaacttaaactcttccACTTGCATTTATTATAGTAGTGATCAGTATTTACTTTTAAATAACCCAATAGTACACTATTAGTTTTGTAGAAGTTAAACTAAAAAAAGAGATTAATTCTATGCGTAGACAGTAAATATTTAAGTAATTATATCACTTAACAGTGACTTGGTAAAAATAATAACTACTACTAGGGATAACATGTTAAACTATACTGATAATATAAAAAACTGGTACACTATCTGCATACATAACataaggatttaagttatatacactaaTAGTCTTACCAATATAATCTGTGACGAGGCGGCCATTGGAGAACCTTCCTGTGGGAATGTGGTTCAGAAAATCCATTCCATAGGGTGAGAAATCGCACTTAGAAATCGTGCTTATGTAGTTGTTATTGCCGGAATCAACTGTAGAGTCTCCGAACACCAAAACAACTGAAACTGAATTGTTGAATGgccatttttgtaaaattttattaTCAGTCAATGTTTGAGCTTGAGCTCTACTTTCGGAAATGATAATAAGAAGAATGGGCAAGAAGAGAATAACAGGCTGGACAAAGTTGCAAACAGAACTCATTGTGGCTAAATATTTGGAAAAACAGTTGAGATATTCATGAGCTTTGAGCCATTTATGTACATATAATGGGAAAAAATATGTTGTGTAATAATAGCAGTGGACCTTATTGCAGTTGGCGACAGAAACAAATTTAATGGCAGAAGTAAGATCGAGCTGTGCAATATGCAGTCCAGCAAATTCTGGTCTAAGCCCACACTTATTTTAACCATGCCTAAAGAACATTAGAATATGTAGGAATGCTTTACTTTGTAGTCGTACTTTGTATATAGAGGTGATCTTTTGGCAACATGGAAGATATATTAGGCAACCTTTTCCAATTATTCCTACCGTTCTAGTTTACGTGAACATTTTCGAAGTACTAGGGTCAACCTGCTTAATCTTTTTATGTAAATTGGGACATAGAATTTATATAATGCGAATTAAGAGTACAACATCTGATCTTTGAGAACTCATGATCATTGGCAGCCAGAAGCAAAATTTTCATTAAGAGGGTGTACGTAACATCTATTAAATATACATacaaaaattattatatatatacattgtgAATATTTGGCGACGGAAATCAGGATAACCCTTTCTGCCCCTCTAACTTCGTCCATATATATAGTAAAAATATAATTGTGTCCTTATACgtggtgtgtatatatatatggttggAAGAAAATTCTTTCGTAGAAGATTCCAAAAATGATTGAAATATAATAGGCATTTGTAATACCCTATATATTAATAAGGGCATATGAGTCTTTAActagaatttaaaaaaaaacagaGAGATAATAGGAGAATGGTCTAAAGCTCACCGGAAAGAGAAACgagaaaaggaaaaaagggaCGCAGCAAAGCTGCTGCTAAACAACATAAGCTAAAcactaagaaagaaagaaaaaaaaaaccatAAGAGGAGGAaacaaaggagaagaagaagaaagaggctgGAACCAAACCTTTgagaaattttaaatatattctGGCTCTTACGGGTAATACTCGAAT
The DNA window shown above is from Nicotiana tomentosiformis chromosome 8, ASM39032v3, whole genome shotgun sequence and carries:
- the LOC104100016 gene encoding GDSL esterase/lipase At5g45960-like: MSSVCNFVQPVILFLPILLIIISESRAQAQTLTDNKILQKWPFNNSVSVVLVFGDSTVDSGNNNYISTISKCDFSPYGMDFLNHIPTGRFSNGRLVTDYIVSYMGIKDFVPAYLDPSLSLDELMTGVSFASGGSGFDPLTAQLSGVIPLQKQLDYFKEYKRRLENAIGKEKTNLLISKATFIISAGTNDFVVNYFNTPFRRQNYKVSAYQQFLVQLVQQFVQGLMNEGARTIGVVGVPPFGCLPVVITLNSGGALQPRQCVESYSAVGREYNLLLQHLLKTMQIHDTKLFYFDIYNPLNDMIRNPTKYGFTEVTTGCCGSGFIEASILCNPKSIVCNNPSQHMFWDSVHPSQVTYHSLFQSLRPTLDFAIKQ